A stretch of Aureispira sp. CCB-E DNA encodes these proteins:
- a CDS encoding FGGY-family carbohydrate kinase encodes MMMLQEKYVLAIDLGTSSVKVILLSSNGNLVDATSEKVSLQLLEGGGAEQNPEDWWQASLKATKRLLQKVTINKQAIVAIACTGQWAGTVPLDKNGQHLMNGMIWLDSRGGACARKAINGFPRIQAYGAWKLWKWIQLTGGAPSSSGKDSFAHILYIKENRHDIYQKTYKFLEPKDYLNYKWTNKMVSTFDTMTLHWVTDCRDIGNIQYHPKLLKMAGIAPEKLPDMIAATDVIGCITPNLAIELGLSPNVQVVGSSPDLQSILIGAGAVEDYQPNLCIGTSTFLSMHVPYKKVDILHNIATFPASIPNKYFIACEQQTSAICLSFLKDLFQLDKEYVGLSIEEQDRKIYAYFDEMVVQTSPGSNHLIFTPWLYGERCPVEDPYIRGGFHNLSLTTTRAEMIRAVYEGIALNARWLWQYVAKFSRQKKEAITMTGGGANSAVWCQIFADVLGYPILQAQDPSLANAKGAAMIALDGLGLATFQDLATTMRYQNTFYPIPQNQLIYNRLFKTFVRLYKKNKSIYYQLNL; translated from the coding sequence ATGATGATGCTACAAGAAAAATATGTTTTAGCCATAGACCTAGGCACCTCTAGTGTCAAAGTAATTTTATTATCTTCTAATGGGAATCTAGTTGATGCTACTTCTGAAAAAGTTTCTTTGCAATTACTGGAAGGTGGTGGCGCTGAACAAAATCCAGAGGATTGGTGGCAAGCTTCTCTTAAGGCAACCAAACGACTGCTTCAAAAAGTAACAATAAACAAGCAAGCTATTGTAGCCATCGCTTGCACAGGTCAATGGGCAGGAACCGTTCCTTTAGATAAAAATGGTCAGCACTTAATGAATGGTATGATTTGGCTTGACTCTAGAGGTGGGGCTTGTGCCAGAAAAGCAATAAATGGTTTCCCAAGAATTCAAGCATATGGGGCGTGGAAGCTTTGGAAATGGATTCAATTGACAGGAGGAGCTCCTTCCTCTTCAGGAAAAGATTCTTTTGCTCACATTTTATACATCAAAGAAAATCGGCATGATATTTATCAAAAAACCTATAAATTTTTAGAACCCAAAGACTATTTGAATTACAAGTGGACAAATAAAATGGTCTCTACCTTTGATACCATGACACTCCATTGGGTAACCGATTGTCGAGATATTGGCAACATTCAATACCACCCTAAATTATTGAAAATGGCAGGGATTGCCCCCGAAAAATTGCCTGATATGATTGCAGCAACAGATGTAATTGGTTGCATTACACCAAATTTAGCAATAGAATTAGGACTCTCGCCCAATGTACAAGTCGTTGGCAGTTCTCCAGATTTGCAATCTATACTTATTGGTGCAGGGGCTGTAGAAGACTATCAACCCAATCTTTGCATTGGTACCTCTACCTTTTTGAGCATGCACGTTCCTTACAAAAAAGTAGATATTCTACATAACATTGCCACTTTTCCTGCTAGTATCCCTAATAAGTATTTTATTGCTTGTGAACAACAGACTTCTGCCATTTGCCTGTCTTTTTTAAAAGATTTATTTCAGCTTGATAAAGAATACGTTGGTTTATCTATAGAAGAACAAGATCGAAAGATCTATGCTTATTTTGATGAGATGGTTGTTCAAACTAGCCCTGGTAGCAATCACTTAATATTTACCCCTTGGTTGTATGGGGAGCGTTGCCCTGTTGAGGATCCTTATATTAGAGGAGGCTTTCACAACTTGTCTCTAACCACAACCAGAGCTGAAATGATTCGAGCGGTTTATGAAGGTATTGCTCTAAATGCTCGTTGGCTTTGGCAATATGTCGCTAAATTTTCTCGCCAAAAAAAGGAAGCTATTACAATGACAGGCGGGGGAGCTAACTCTGCGGTTTGGTGTCAGATTTTCGCAGATGTTTTGGGCTATCCAATTTTACAAGCACAAGACCCTAGTTTAGCTAATGCCAAAGGGGCTGCTATGATTGCTTTAGATGGCTTAGGGTTGGCTACTTTTCAAGATTTAGCAACAACAATGCGTTATCAGAACACCTTTTATCCTATCCCTCAAAACCAACTAATTTATAATCGATTATTTAAAACCTTTGTTCGGCTTTATAAAAAAAACAAATCGATTTATTATCAATTAAATCTGTAG
- a CDS encoding phosphotransferase has protein sequence MENQNTKTRRYFHETQLPEILLAIGSDLLTGCMTDFSDDELRIYCSLESNLYIGQIVDALYFKQTDENYCLERLRVQRIRKNELTEQLSVSLLLPNTDQIERFQNILKKMTLLTQQNTKGVFELKTFPWFPGSAHYSERAIEKRQEWLEKTTGIHIDALNESVFFPPSLSGNIENYIGAVQIPVGIAGPIKINGMYANGYIPVPIATTEGALVSSITRGAMATNMAGGIDVQVVKQQMVRAPAFFCEDIHGAVNLEKWIYEHQMEITKEAEKMSSVAKLIQIIPFLFGDTLHLKFHFRTGDASGQNMTTACTWAACEWIVSKIQEDPYIKYQNYIIDGNLAGDKKVTAQNFLMGRGVTVTGTCFVSGQILRDVLRITADDYIKNFQAGEVAGLKSGMVGHNINFANVIAGIFTATGQDIASVHESSCGILKARKQEDGILFTVYLPSLTIGTIGGGTGLPTQKESLKIMGCYGQRQLFRFAEIIASSCLALDLSTGAAVTAQEFVSAHERLGRNRNHNQLTKSELNIAFFDSLFTSREVVSFEALDFSENEGLVSHLTSKSNEGITGLFKYELTTKTQTPSTLDPSEEKIKAVLKLKASHKEAIRAASMVIKLSGEDVLPGYFETYHAVFGFDNCDEREMAFYTQAPLSIKQFCPQLLGARQESQRQVFALLLEDVTTYLHPKSSNDASIWNSFRIQTVVSDLAKVHSVYWNNYEAIPQTMKVKPFLERFDSSATILLKEALKFNAQNHPHLISVELHQKLAYFLDNFDRHLDTMNGYHKTLIHNDCNARNIGVREEGEKARLILFDWELAAYHNPQRDLIELLASVLPASASKAEFITWVDYYLQALSRETQTTFDRELFLKVLEINAYECALIRLNLYLLVHNIMKLEYIDQLYGNVIRFGIEA, from the coding sequence ATGGAAAATCAAAACACAAAAACGAGAAGGTATTTTCACGAAACTCAATTGCCTGAAATTTTACTGGCGATAGGAAGTGATCTATTGACAGGATGCATGACCGACTTTTCGGATGATGAACTTAGAATTTACTGTTCTTTGGAGAGTAATTTATACATAGGACAGATTGTCGATGCTCTTTATTTTAAACAAACCGATGAAAATTATTGCTTAGAAAGGTTGCGTGTACAAAGAATTCGAAAGAACGAATTAACAGAACAACTATCGGTTTCTTTATTATTACCCAACACCGATCAAATAGAACGTTTTCAAAATATTCTAAAAAAAATGACTTTGTTGACGCAGCAAAATACCAAAGGGGTGTTTGAATTAAAGACATTTCCTTGGTTTCCCGGAAGTGCTCATTATTCTGAAAGAGCGATAGAGAAAAGACAAGAGTGGCTAGAAAAAACAACAGGAATACACATCGATGCTTTGAACGAATCCGTTTTTTTCCCACCGAGCTTATCAGGGAATATAGAAAACTACATTGGAGCTGTTCAGATTCCTGTAGGAATAGCAGGACCTATAAAAATTAATGGAATGTATGCCAATGGTTATATTCCTGTTCCAATTGCAACTACAGAAGGTGCCTTAGTGAGTTCGATAACAAGAGGGGCGATGGCAACAAATATGGCAGGAGGAATTGATGTGCAAGTTGTCAAACAGCAAATGGTTCGGGCTCCTGCTTTTTTTTGTGAAGATATTCATGGCGCTGTCAACTTAGAAAAATGGATTTATGAACACCAAATGGAGATTACTAAGGAAGCAGAAAAAATGTCCTCTGTTGCCAAATTAATTCAAATCATTCCTTTCTTATTTGGAGATACCTTGCATTTAAAATTTCATTTTAGAACAGGAGATGCTTCTGGGCAAAATATGACAACGGCTTGTACTTGGGCAGCTTGTGAATGGATCGTATCAAAAATCCAAGAAGATCCTTACATCAAATATCAAAATTATATTATTGATGGCAACTTGGCAGGAGATAAAAAAGTAACGGCTCAAAACTTTTTGATGGGGCGAGGAGTAACTGTAACGGGAACTTGCTTTGTCTCTGGACAAATATTACGTGATGTGCTGCGAATTACGGCAGACGATTATATCAAAAATTTTCAGGCGGGAGAAGTGGCAGGATTAAAGTCGGGGATGGTTGGACACAATATTAATTTTGCCAATGTTATTGCAGGTATTTTCACAGCAACAGGACAAGACATTGCCAGTGTACACGAATCTTCTTGTGGTATTCTAAAAGCTAGAAAACAAGAAGATGGTATTCTTTTTACAGTCTATTTGCCCTCGCTTACCATTGGTACTATTGGAGGAGGAACGGGATTACCAACTCAAAAAGAAAGCCTAAAAATAATGGGTTGTTACGGACAACGACAGCTGTTTAGATTTGCAGAAATTATTGCCAGTAGTTGTTTAGCTTTAGACTTGTCGACAGGAGCAGCTGTTACCGCTCAAGAATTTGTCAGTGCACACGAACGCTTAGGACGCAATAGAAATCACAATCAACTAACCAAGTCAGAGCTCAATATTGCTTTTTTCGATAGCCTATTTACGAGTAGAGAGGTAGTCTCTTTTGAGGCATTGGATTTTTCGGAAAATGAAGGCTTGGTATCGCATTTAACCAGCAAGTCAAATGAAGGAATAACAGGACTTTTTAAATATGAGTTAACAACCAAAACCCAAACGCCATCAACTTTAGATCCATCTGAAGAAAAAATTAAAGCTGTCTTAAAATTAAAAGCTTCTCACAAAGAAGCCATCCGAGCAGCTAGCATGGTGATTAAATTATCAGGAGAGGATGTATTGCCTGGTTATTTTGAAACGTATCATGCTGTATTTGGTTTTGATAATTGTGATGAGCGAGAAATGGCGTTTTATACCCAAGCCCCTTTGTCTATCAAACAGTTTTGTCCTCAGTTGTTGGGGGCAAGACAGGAGTCTCAAAGGCAGGTTTTTGCTTTGTTATTAGAAGATGTAACAACATACTTGCACCCCAAATCTTCTAATGATGCCTCTATATGGAATAGTTTTAGAATACAGACAGTAGTGAGCGATTTGGCAAAAGTGCACAGTGTCTATTGGAATAATTATGAAGCCATCCCACAAACAATGAAAGTCAAACCATTTTTAGAACGGTTTGATTCCTCTGCGACAATTTTATTAAAAGAAGCATTGAAGTTCAATGCTCAAAATCACCCACATTTAATTTCTGTAGAGTTGCACCAAAAGCTAGCATATTTCTTAGACAATTTTGATAGACACCTTGATACAATGAATGGTTATCATAAAACTCTAATTCACAACGATTGCAATGCTAGAAATATTGGCGTAAGGGAAGAAGGAGAAAAAGCCCGTTTAATTTTATTTGATTGGGAATTGGCGGCATATCATAATCCTCAAAGAGATTTAATCGAACTTCTTGCTTCGGTATTGCCTGCTAGTGCTAGCAAGGCAGAATTTATCACTTGGGTAGATTATTATTTGCAGGCATTGAGCCGAGAAACACAAACAACTTTTGATCGAGAGTTATTTTTAAAAGTGCTAGAAATCAATGCTTATGAATGTGCTTTGATTCGATTAAATTTATATTTATTGGTTCATAATATCATGAAGTTGGAATACATTGATCAATTGTATGGGAATGTAATCCGATTTGGAATAGAAGCCTAA
- a CDS encoding FAD/NAD(P)-binding oxidoreductase: MATDNEHVVIIGNGISGVTAARFIRKLSDKKITIISGETKYFFSRTALMYIYMGHMKFENTQPYEPWFWEKNRIDLVFDYVDEVNTQAKTLKMRQGETINYDKLIIACGSTPNKFGWPGQDLDAVQGLYSYQDLEGMEKYSKDLERAVIVGGGLIGLEMAEMFQSRNIPVTFLVREKSYWDAVMPKEESLMIGRHIVEHHIDLRLETELKEILSDDHGRARAVITNTGEKIECQFVGLTAGVSPNIQFIKTSEACDIDTQKGILVNDYLETTAPDVYALGDCAQLMNPMEGRRPIEAIWYTGRMMGETVAHTICGKRTAYVPSLWFNSAKFLDIEYQVYGDVRANPPSNHAQLYWEHEEGRKSIRLVFDKETNAILGFNLMGVRYRHEVCEKWIEEDTSIEEVLQNLGLANFDPEFYDEYEAAVIEQYNRKFNKNLKLKQKRGLTGALRFLKNKFARQE, translated from the coding sequence ATGGCTACAGATAATGAACATGTTGTGATTATAGGTAATGGGATTAGTGGTGTTACTGCCGCCCGTTTTATCCGTAAGTTAAGTGATAAAAAAATTACTATTATATCAGGAGAAACTAAATATTTTTTCTCCAGAACAGCTCTAATGTATATTTATATGGGGCACATGAAGTTTGAAAATACGCAGCCTTATGAGCCTTGGTTTTGGGAAAAAAATCGAATTGACTTAGTGTTTGATTATGTAGATGAAGTAAATACACAAGCAAAAACGCTAAAAATGCGTCAAGGAGAGACCATTAATTACGATAAGTTAATTATAGCTTGTGGTTCTACTCCCAATAAGTTTGGTTGGCCAGGTCAAGACCTAGATGCTGTACAGGGCTTGTATTCCTATCAAGATTTAGAGGGAATGGAAAAATATAGCAAAGACTTGGAGCGAGCAGTTATTGTTGGTGGTGGCTTAATTGGTTTGGAAATGGCGGAAATGTTTCAGTCTAGAAATATTCCTGTCACTTTTTTGGTTCGAGAGAAAAGCTATTGGGATGCGGTGATGCCCAAAGAAGAATCTTTAATGATTGGTCGCCATATAGTAGAGCATCATATTGATTTGCGTTTGGAAACAGAGTTGAAGGAGATTTTATCGGATGATCATGGACGAGCAAGAGCCGTTATCACCAATACTGGAGAAAAAATTGAATGCCAGTTTGTTGGCTTAACAGCAGGCGTTAGTCCTAATATTCAGTTTATCAAAACATCTGAAGCTTGCGATATTGATACACAAAAGGGAATACTTGTCAATGATTATCTGGAAACAACAGCGCCTGATGTGTACGCACTAGGCGATTGTGCACAACTAATGAATCCAATGGAAGGTCGTCGTCCGATTGAAGCAATTTGGTATACAGGACGAATGATGGGAGAAACAGTGGCACATACGATTTGTGGTAAACGAACGGCTTATGTCCCTAGCTTGTGGTTCAATTCTGCAAAGTTTTTGGACATAGAATATCAAGTATATGGTGATGTAAGAGCCAATCCACCAAGCAACCATGCACAACTCTATTGGGAACATGAAGAAGGACGTAAAAGCATTCGGTTGGTGTTTGATAAAGAAACCAATGCTATATTAGGTTTTAATTTGATGGGAGTGCGTTATCGTCATGAAGTCTGTGAAAAATGGATTGAGGAAGATACTTCCATAGAGGAGGTTTTGCAAAATTTGGGCTTAGCCAACTTTGATCCTGAGTTTTATGATGAGTATGAAGCTGCCGTGATCGAACAATACAATAGGAAATTTAATAAAAATTTGAAATTGAAGCAGAAACGAGGCTTAACAGGTGCGCTTCGATTTTTAAAAAATAAATTTGCTAGACAAGAATAA
- a CDS encoding 4Fe-4S dicluster domain-containing protein, whose product MKSLKILGLAIFLFSFGLFVVSITLSQHVLNDAAIASLKKHHKETLKEQAGAQFGKEYSNNFTFIQELKPLLKKTQEALEKKAGIDPANNVWNATNLPEGVSEWDYRMSDGDVKGYLASISKDSATGLLPNNAGLFFFLIFILGSIGAFMYIVPDVSKIPGIKHDGIFHSAVTKGIIPILQMVLVTITIAVTCYIMYSEGALFYLKCTLLFTAAVLALIYFKESRERKQPWAPGSSSIGNGWIGIIMGTFLILFYIVLYFYPHYITNWVLLVDPIKRALSGGKPADRWFLYGFLYCLVMIVMGVRMIIKYRHNRYQLFRTGSVLFFQLAFAFLIPELLGRFNNPAVDLKNAWPLDYSFYYDYRLDAMLVQNDNYFLGMHVGTAMFVWGILLTLVIVPFFTYYYGKRWYCSWVCGCGGLAETLGDPFRQQSDKTLRAWRIERYVIHTVMVFVFVLTIVVLYHYISGNNKLDLWLVEFDAYQIRTWYGFLIGSIFAGVVGTGFYPLMGNRMWCRYGCPLAGIMGIVQRFKSRFRITTNGGQCISCGNCSTYCEMGIDVRHYAQRGQDIVRASCVGCGVCSAVCPRGVLRLENSSEDTGDRALDVRNVHVKMEDVTYL is encoded by the coding sequence ATGAAAAGTTTAAAAATACTTGGATTAGCCATCTTCTTATTCTCTTTTGGTTTATTTGTGGTGTCAATAACCTTGAGCCAACATGTCCTGAATGATGCTGCTATTGCCTCTCTAAAAAAGCATCACAAAGAGACGTTGAAGGAGCAAGCGGGAGCGCAATTTGGAAAAGAGTATTCTAATAATTTTACGTTTATTCAAGAGCTCAAACCTTTACTGAAAAAAACACAAGAAGCCTTAGAAAAAAAAGCTGGTATTGACCCTGCTAATAATGTTTGGAATGCGACAAACTTACCTGAAGGTGTGTCAGAGTGGGATTATCGGATGAGTGATGGTGATGTTAAAGGGTATCTGGCTAGTATTAGCAAAGATAGTGCAACAGGGCTATTGCCCAATAATGCAGGACTTTTCTTTTTTCTAATTTTTATACTAGGAAGTATTGGAGCATTTATGTATATCGTACCAGATGTAAGCAAAATACCAGGTATTAAACATGATGGAATTTTTCATAGTGCCGTCACAAAAGGTATTATTCCTATTCTACAAATGGTTTTAGTAACTATTACGATTGCCGTGACCTGTTATATTATGTATAGCGAAGGGGCTTTGTTTTATTTAAAATGCACGTTATTATTTACAGCAGCCGTTTTAGCACTGATTTATTTTAAGGAGAGCAGAGAACGCAAACAGCCTTGGGCACCTGGTTCCTCTTCTATAGGAAATGGTTGGATTGGAATTATAATGGGAACCTTTTTAATTCTATTTTATATAGTCCTTTATTTCTATCCTCATTACATAACCAATTGGGTGTTGTTAGTAGATCCAATCAAACGAGCCCTTTCGGGAGGAAAACCCGCAGATCGTTGGTTCTTGTATGGCTTTTTGTATTGTTTGGTAATGATTGTCATGGGTGTCCGTATGATTATAAAATATAGACACAACCGTTATCAACTATTTCGTACAGGCTCGGTTTTATTTTTTCAACTAGCATTTGCTTTTCTTATTCCTGAATTATTAGGAAGGTTTAACAACCCTGCCGTTGATTTAAAAAATGCATGGCCTTTAGATTATAGTTTTTATTATGATTACCGACTAGATGCTATGTTGGTTCAAAATGATAATTATTTCTTAGGAATGCACGTTGGTACGGCAATGTTTGTGTGGGGAATACTATTGACTTTGGTTATTGTCCCTTTCTTTACCTATTACTATGGAAAACGTTGGTACTGCTCTTGGGTCTGTGGTTGTGGCGGTTTGGCAGAAACACTAGGAGATCCATTTAGACAACAGTCAGACAAAACACTTCGAGCGTGGAGAATAGAGCGTTATGTGATACATACTGTTATGGTCTTTGTCTTTGTGTTAACAATCGTTGTGTTGTACCATTATATCAGTGGTAATAACAAGTTAGATCTTTGGTTGGTTGAATTTGATGCTTACCAGATTAGAACATGGTATGGTTTCTTGATCGGGTCTATCTTTGCGGGCGTTGTTGGAACAGGTTTTTACCCATTGATGGGAAATCGAATGTGGTGCCGTTATGGTTGTCCTTTGGCAGGTATCATGGGAATTGTACAGCGATTTAAATCTCGATTTAGAATCACAACAAATGGAGGGCAATGTATTTCTTGTGGAAATTGTTCTACTTACTGTGAAATGGGAATTGATGTACGCCATTATGCACAACGAGGACAAGATATAGTCCGTGCTTCTTGTGTAGGTTGTGGTGTATGTTCTGCTGTTTGCCCTCGTGGTGTGTTGCGTTTAGAAAATAGTAGCGAGGATACAGGGGATCGTGCCTTGGACGTACGAAATGTGCATGTAAAAATGGAAGATGTAACTTATTTGTAA
- a CDS encoding dehydrogenase E1 component subunit alpha/beta, whose product MISYNKKRLSQKKLLELYRALLKPRMIEEKMLVLLRQGRISKWFAGIGQEAIAVGVTAALQPEEYVFTMHRNLGVFTTREVPLERLFCQWQGKLPGFTKGRDRSFHFGAPEFNIVGMISHLGPQLSFAGGVGLASNLANEGQVAVAFTGEGGTSEGDFHEALNVAAVWNLPVIFVIENNGYGLSTPTSEQYACEDLVDRAKGYGMEGHKIDGNNILEVYNTVDKLSKSMRKNPRPVLLECKTFRMRGHEEASGTKYVPQDLMDHWAQKDPIRNYEQYLIKEGILTEEAIQDLRKAYKKEIEAGLEIAYATPDIEASFETEMEDLFAPHTSVSTAPASNNVSTRRFVDSISDGLRQAMEKYDNLVLMGQDIADYGGVFKITDGFTEQFGKDRVRNTPLCESAIVGVALGLSLKGYKAMVEMQFADFVTCGFNQIVNNAAKLHYRWGQNVDLVLRMPTGGGVGAGPFHSQSNEAWFFHVPGLKIVYPSNPEDAKGLLLAAFEDPNPVLYFEHKALYRSMSAEIPDDYYTVEIGKAAIAREGSEATIITYGNAVHWAKAAVDSLGADVEVIDLRTLLPLDYETIAASVEKTNRVLLLHEDTMIGGIGGELSAYIAENLFEHLDAPIKRVASMDTPFPFAKDLERQFLPQERLLTALEELLAY is encoded by the coding sequence ATGATCAGCTACAACAAAAAACGATTGAGCCAAAAAAAATTATTAGAGCTTTATCGTGCCTTGCTCAAACCTCGTATGATAGAGGAAAAAATGTTGGTTTTATTACGTCAAGGTCGCATTAGCAAATGGTTTGCAGGAATTGGTCAAGAAGCAATTGCTGTAGGAGTTACAGCCGCTTTGCAACCAGAAGAATATGTATTTACGATGCATCGTAACTTAGGGGTATTTACAACCAGAGAAGTTCCTTTAGAGCGTTTGTTTTGTCAATGGCAAGGAAAATTACCTGGATTTACAAAAGGTAGAGATCGCTCCTTTCACTTTGGTGCTCCAGAGTTTAATATCGTAGGTATGATTTCTCACCTTGGTCCTCAACTTTCTTTTGCAGGAGGGGTTGGTTTAGCAAGTAACTTAGCCAACGAAGGTCAAGTAGCTGTTGCTTTTACAGGAGAAGGAGGAACAAGCGAAGGTGATTTTCACGAAGCGTTGAATGTGGCGGCAGTTTGGAACCTGCCTGTTATCTTTGTGATTGAAAACAATGGATACGGTCTGTCGACACCTACTTCAGAACAATATGCTTGTGAAGATTTGGTGGATAGAGCCAAAGGATATGGCATGGAAGGGCATAAAATTGATGGGAATAACATTTTGGAAGTTTACAACACAGTTGATAAACTATCTAAATCTATGCGCAAGAACCCTCGTCCTGTTTTGTTGGAATGTAAAACATTCCGTATGAGAGGACATGAGGAAGCTTCTGGAACAAAATACGTACCCCAAGATTTAATGGATCACTGGGCGCAAAAAGATCCTATTCGCAACTATGAACAGTATCTGATAAAAGAAGGTATTCTAACAGAAGAGGCTATTCAAGATTTGCGAAAAGCTTACAAAAAAGAAATTGAAGCAGGTTTAGAAATTGCTTATGCCACACCTGATATAGAAGCTAGCTTTGAAACAGAAATGGAGGACTTATTTGCTCCTCATACTTCTGTATCTACCGCTCCGGCTTCTAACAATGTTAGTACGCGTCGTTTTGTGGATTCGATATCAGATGGTCTTCGTCAAGCAATGGAGAAATATGATAACTTGGTTTTGATGGGGCAAGATATTGCAGATTATGGAGGTGTATTCAAAATTACGGATGGTTTTACGGAACAGTTTGGCAAAGACAGAGTACGCAATACGCCATTGTGTGAAAGTGCGATTGTTGGGGTAGCTTTGGGACTAAGTCTCAAAGGCTATAAAGCCATGGTCGAAATGCAATTTGCAGATTTTGTAACTTGTGGTTTCAACCAAATTGTGAACAATGCTGCTAAATTGCACTATCGCTGGGGACAAAACGTAGATTTAGTATTGCGTATGCCAACAGGTGGAGGCGTTGGAGCGGGACCTTTTCACTCTCAAAGTAACGAAGCTTGGTTTTTCCATGTTCCTGGTCTAAAGATTGTTTATCCATCCAATCCTGAGGATGCCAAAGGATTGCTTTTGGCTGCTTTCGAAGATCCTAATCCCGTGCTGTACTTTGAACACAAGGCTTTATATCGTTCTATGTCTGCTGAGATTCCAGACGATTATTATACAGTAGAAATAGGAAAAGCTGCCATTGCAAGGGAAGGTTCCGAAGCAACTATTATCACTTATGGTAATGCCGTTCATTGGGCAAAGGCTGCTGTGGATAGTTTAGGTGCAGATGTAGAAGTAATTGATTTACGCACCTTGTTGCCTTTGGATTACGAAACAATTGCTGCCTCTGTCGAAAAAACCAATCGAGTACTTTTACTACACGAAGACACGATGATTGGGGGCATTGGAGGAGAATTATCAGCCTATATTGCTGAAAACTTATTTGAACATTTGGATGCTCCTATCAAACGGGTGGCTAGTATGGATACGCCATTTCCTTTTGCCAAAGACCTAGAGCGTCAGTTCTTGCCACAAGAACGCTTGTTAACAGCTCTTGAAGAATTATTAGCTTATTAA
- a CDS encoding MFS transporter — translation MNLTTTTSSFFRNRNIILFLLASIQFIYTLDLMIMMPLGSFLITSWNITTNQFGLLISSFAIAGGCSSFMAVFFIERYDRLKALFLIFACFTVGLWLTSFAPNYEVLLFSRVFTGIFGGLLGPLILAEISLQFEYSKRSKPISITTIALALASIIGVPISLYLAQLDTWRLPFILLSIMSTLVGAMLYFIDSNKKQEIDRKKKISLTSFLTEWKPLSGLLVTISVSLSQYTIFIYLAPYFVHNLGITEEELSLIYLVGGISVMVFAPIIGFLSDRYGKQRVFILLSTFLTGPIYLVSHWSFSFFQHILILSIFYFGLDAGRMIPINTILSELTGEENRTAYLNLCSSIKKMAIGSAALIGSLVIHTLPNHQLLYFDQLGIIALLSITISIVLVLRIKM, via the coding sequence ATGAATTTGACAACAACGACATCTTCTTTTTTTAGGAACCGTAACATCATACTTTTTTTGTTGGCCAGTATACAGTTTATTTATACCCTTGATTTGATGATTATGATGCCATTAGGTTCTTTTCTAATCACTTCATGGAACATAACTACGAATCAGTTTGGTTTACTAATTTCTTCTTTTGCAATCGCAGGCGGTTGCTCCTCCTTTATGGCCGTTTTTTTTATAGAACGTTATGATCGACTAAAAGCCTTATTTTTAATATTTGCTTGTTTTACAGTAGGTTTGTGGTTGACAAGTTTTGCTCCTAACTATGAGGTTCTCTTATTTTCAAGAGTATTTACTGGGATTTTTGGAGGTTTATTGGGACCTCTCATTTTAGCAGAAATTAGTTTGCAATTTGAATACTCCAAACGTTCTAAGCCCATCTCAATAACCACGATAGCCTTGGCATTAGCTTCTATTATAGGGGTACCCATAAGCTTGTATTTAGCGCAATTAGACACTTGGCGATTGCCATTTATTTTGTTAAGTATAATGAGCACATTGGTCGGAGCAATGCTATACTTTATCGACTCTAATAAAAAGCAGGAAATAGACCGAAAGAAAAAAATTAGTTTAACCTCCTTTCTTACAGAATGGAAACCTTTATCAGGTTTATTGGTAACCATTAGCGTTTCATTGAGCCAATACACTATTTTTATATATTTAGCACCCTATTTTGTTCATAATCTAGGTATTACAGAAGAAGAACTTTCTTTGATTTATTTAGTAGGAGGAATTTCTGTAATGGTTTTTGCCCCAATAATAGGCTTTCTTTCCGATCGATATGGCAAACAACGAGTTTTCATTTTATTATCAACGTTCTTAACAGGACCGATCTATTTGGTGAGCCACTGGTCCTTTTCTTTTTTCCAACACATTTTAATCTTATCCATCTTTTACTTTGGATTGGATGCAGGAAGAATGATTCCAATCAACACTATTTTATCAGAACTAACGGGAGAAGAAAACCGAACGGCTTATCTGAATCTTTGTTCTTCTATAAAAAAAATGGCCATAGGCTCAGCTGCTTTAATAGGCAGTTTGGTCATACACACATTGCCCAATCACCAATTACTATACTTTGATCAACTGGGTATTATTGCACTATTGAGTATAACAATATCAATAGTTTTGGTACTAAGAATAAAAATGTAA